The following coding sequences lie in one Mucilaginibacter sp. KACC 22773 genomic window:
- a CDS encoding efflux RND transporter periplasmic adaptor subunit yields MYRPYKIVVFSILPALILSISACSHHPDEAAKDTRFEVTDTLLRSLVIDTVKAENALSEITLTGSIAPDESKMVKIFPMVSGIAQSVHVQLGDVVKKGQVLTTMKSAEIAGFSRDLISAQADLRNAKRQLETTQDLYKSGLSSEKDLEQAKSDYQKATAENNRAGSIMSINKSNGKGYEIQAPLNGYIIEKNVTDDMQVRADNNQNLFTIADLSSVFVLINMYESDIASVKVGDAVQITTLAYPDKVFTGKIDKLFDVLDPDNKVMRARVMISNPDNMLKPGMFTNVKIQAKSGMNLPAIKTDAIVFDNNKNYVVVVDGPAKVHIQPVEIAKRVEDVAYISKGLRPGQRVVASRQVYLYESLKD; encoded by the coding sequence ATGTATCGCCCATATAAAATAGTTGTTTTTAGTATTCTTCCGGCATTGATTTTATCTATCTCGGCCTGTTCGCATCATCCGGACGAAGCTGCGAAAGATACCCGCTTTGAGGTAACTGATACGTTATTGCGTAGTCTGGTTATTGACACCGTAAAGGCGGAGAACGCGCTGTCGGAAATAACGCTTACCGGCAGCATTGCGCCGGATGAAAGCAAAATGGTAAAAATTTTTCCGATGGTGAGCGGTATAGCGCAATCGGTTCATGTGCAGCTGGGCGATGTGGTTAAAAAAGGCCAGGTGCTTACTACCATGAAAAGTGCCGAGATTGCCGGCTTCAGCCGCGACTTGATTTCGGCACAGGCCGACCTGCGAAATGCCAAACGCCAGCTGGAAACCACGCAGGATCTTTATAAAAGCGGCCTGTCGTCCGAGAAAGACCTGGAGCAGGCAAAATCAGATTATCAAAAGGCTACTGCCGAAAACAACCGTGCCGGTTCTATCATGTCTATCAATAAAAGCAACGGCAAAGGGTATGAAATCCAGGCGCCGCTAAACGGTTACATTATCGAGAAAAATGTAACGGATGATATGCAGGTACGTGCGGATAATAACCAGAACCTGTTTACCATAGCCGATTTGTCGTCGGTATTTGTGCTCATCAACATGTATGAATCAGACATTGCCAGTGTAAAAGTTGGCGATGCAGTACAAATAACTACGTTGGCCTATCCGGATAAAGTATTTACCGGCAAAATTGATAAGCTTTTTGACGTGCTCGATCCGGATAATAAAGTAATGCGTGCCAGGGTGATGATAAGCAATCCGGATAATATGCTTAAGCCGGGTATGTTTACTAATGTAAAAATCCAGGCCAAATCGGGCATGAACCTGCCGGCCATTAAAACAGATGCTATTGTGTTTGATAATAATAAAAACTACGTGGTTGTTGTAGATGGGCCGGCTAAAGTACATATCCAGCCGGTTGAAATAGCCAAGCGGGTAGAAGATGTGGCCTACATCAGCAAAGGGCTAAGGCCCGGACAGCGCGTGGTTGCTTCAAGGCAGGTTTACCTGTACGAGTCATTAAAGGACTAA
- a CDS encoding efflux RND transporter permease subunit: protein MNKFIKGVLSFALKNKIFIFFVTLLMAVAGYISFKTIAIDAFPDVTNTSVTIITQWPGRSAEEVEKFVTRPIELAMNPAEKKTSVRSSSLFGLSVVKITFDDDVDYAFARLQINNHLDEANLPDGITPEIEPPYGPTGEIYRYTLTSNKRSVRELKTIQDWVVSREIRAVPGVADVNSFGGEVKTYQITINPEKAVQYDITPLQLFDAVSKSNVNVGGDVIQQSGQAYVVRGIGLLNNISEIKNIVVNNVKGTPIYVKTIAEVTEASLPRLGQVGRDVDPDVVEGIVVMRKGENPSVVIAGLKDKIKELNGTILPEDVKINTFYDRENLVDFATHTVLHNMAEGIIFVTVIVLLFMADWRTTIIVAIIIPLALLFAFMCLKLKGMSANLLSMGAIDFGIIIDGAVVMVEGIFVLLDHKAKEMGMENFNKLSKLGLIRQASLVNGKGIFFAKAIIITGLLPIFSFQKVEGKMFSPLAWTLSFALLGALLLTFTLVPALSSILLRKNVKERHNVFVEFITKNALRFYNLCFKRRKIVFPIAVAALVISLGCFTLLGTEFLPELNEGSIYVRATGPLSTSLEESVKLSNEMRRIFLSFDEVKQVISQTGRPNDGTDATGFYNIEFHVDIYPQDEWKRKETKEELIARMQDKLKFYPGVDLNFSQPISDNVEEAVSGVKGSIVVKMFGDNYPYIESREEQIYKILKGVRGIEDLGILRNMGQPELQINLNQDKMAQYGVTAADANAVIETAIGGRAATQIYEGEKKFDLRIRYPEDFRNNATAIGDLRVPTLNGGKVPLREIADIGKITGISMIYRDKNSRYGAIKFSIRGRDMGSTIAEAQAKVNAQIKLPKDYRLEWAGDFENQQRATQRLSQAVPVSLLIIFFILFILFGNFRDSLLVLNNVPFAIMGGILALLITGVNFNISAGIGFIALFGICVQNGVILISKFKSNIKELRHHQFTDFTEALKNGVADRMRPVIMTAMMAAIGLLPAALSAGIGSEASKPLAIVVIGGLITNTIFNLFVFPIVFYWTYRKRVESGDTGRL from the coding sequence ATGAACAAGTTCATAAAAGGAGTGCTGTCTTTTGCACTTAAAAATAAGATTTTTATATTTTTTGTTACCCTGCTTATGGCGGTGGCGGGCTATATCAGTTTTAAAACCATAGCTATAGATGCCTTTCCGGATGTAACCAACACATCGGTAACTATTATAACACAGTGGCCCGGCCGCAGCGCCGAGGAGGTTGAAAAATTTGTAACCCGCCCCATAGAACTGGCCATGAACCCGGCCGAGAAAAAGACCAGTGTGCGCTCGTCGTCCCTGTTTGGCCTGTCGGTAGTAAAAATTACATTTGATGATGATGTAGACTATGCGTTTGCTCGTTTACAGATCAACAACCACCTTGATGAGGCCAATTTGCCAGATGGTATTACCCCCGAAATTGAACCTCCCTACGGGCCGACAGGCGAAATTTACCGTTACACCTTAACCAGTAATAAGCGGTCGGTACGCGAATTGAAAACCATACAGGATTGGGTGGTAAGCCGCGAGATAAGGGCGGTGCCGGGCGTAGCCGATGTAAACAGTTTTGGCGGCGAGGTGAAAACCTACCAGATTACTATAAACCCCGAAAAGGCGGTTCAATACGATATTACCCCCTTGCAGTTATTTGATGCAGTATCCAAAAGTAACGTAAACGTAGGCGGCGATGTGATACAGCAAAGCGGGCAGGCTTACGTGGTACGCGGTATTGGCTTGCTCAACAACATCAGCGAGATAAAGAACATTGTTGTTAATAACGTAAAAGGTACGCCTATTTATGTAAAGACTATTGCCGAGGTAACCGAAGCATCATTACCGAGATTGGGTCAGGTAGGCCGCGATGTTGACCCGGATGTGGTAGAGGGTATAGTGGTTATGCGCAAAGGCGAAAACCCGAGTGTAGTTATTGCAGGCCTTAAAGATAAGATCAAAGAACTGAACGGTACTATACTGCCTGAGGACGTTAAGATCAATACCTTTTACGACCGCGAAAACCTGGTTGATTTTGCAACGCATACTGTGCTGCATAACATGGCCGAAGGAATCATATTTGTAACGGTGATTGTATTACTGTTTATGGCCGACTGGCGCACTACGATAATTGTAGCCATTATCATCCCGCTGGCGCTGTTGTTTGCCTTTATGTGCCTAAAGTTGAAAGGCATGTCCGCCAATCTACTCTCGATGGGCGCTATCGACTTTGGTATCATTATAGATGGGGCCGTTGTAATGGTGGAGGGGATTTTTGTACTGCTTGACCATAAGGCCAAAGAAATGGGGATGGAGAATTTTAACAAGCTCAGCAAGCTTGGCTTAATCCGCCAGGCCAGCTTGGTAAACGGTAAGGGCATCTTTTTTGCCAAAGCTATTATCATCACCGGTTTATTACCCATCTTCAGCTTTCAAAAGGTAGAAGGAAAAATGTTTTCGCCCCTGGCCTGGACATTGAGTTTTGCGCTTTTGGGTGCCTTGTTGTTAACTTTTACACTGGTGCCCGCGCTGAGCAGCATCCTGTTACGTAAAAATGTAAAGGAACGTCATAACGTATTTGTTGAGTTTATCACCAAAAATGCACTTCGCTTTTATAACCTGTGTTTTAAACGACGCAAAATAGTATTCCCGATAGCAGTTGCTGCTTTGGTTATTAGTTTAGGTTGTTTTACATTATTAGGTACCGAGTTTTTACCGGAATTAAACGAAGGATCGATATATGTGCGGGCAACCGGCCCGTTAAGTACCTCGCTGGAAGAATCAGTTAAGCTATCAAACGAGATGCGCCGGATTTTCCTGAGTTTTGACGAGGTTAAGCAGGTGATATCGCAAACCGGCAGGCCAAATGATGGTACCGATGCTACCGGCTTTTATAACATAGAATTCCATGTTGATATTTATCCGCAGGACGAATGGAAACGTAAAGAAACCAAAGAGGAATTAATTGCCAGAATGCAGGATAAACTAAAGTTTTATCCCGGTGTCGACCTCAACTTCTCACAACCTATATCAGATAACGTGGAAGAAGCAGTATCGGGGGTAAAGGGATCGATCGTGGTGAAAATGTTTGGAGATAACTACCCTTATATCGAAAGCAGGGAAGAACAGATTTACAAAATCCTGAAAGGTGTACGCGGTATTGAAGATTTGGGCATTTTACGCAACATGGGCCAGCCCGAGTTACAGATAAACCTTAACCAGGATAAAATGGCCCAATACGGTGTCACAGCTGCCGATGCCAACGCGGTTATTGAAACTGCAATAGGCGGCCGCGCTGCTACACAGATTTATGAAGGTGAAAAGAAGTTTGACCTAAGGATCCGTTACCCGGAAGATTTTAGGAACAATGCAACGGCCATAGGCGATTTGCGTGTGCCTACTTTGAATGGTGGTAAAGTTCCGCTAAGGGAGATAGCGGATATTGGCAAAATAACGGGCATCAGTATGATATACCGGGATAAAAACAGTCGGTACGGCGCTATCAAGTTCTCTATCCGCGGCAGGGATATGGGCAGCACCATTGCCGAAGCACAGGCCAAAGTTAACGCGCAAATAAAACTGCCTAAAGATTACCGCCTGGAATGGGCCGGCGACTTTGAAAACCAGCAGCGTGCTACGCAAAGGCTGTCGCAGGCGGTGCCGGTAAGCTTGCTTATTATCTTCTTTATCCTGTTTATCCTTTTCGGCAACTTCAGGGATTCGCTGCTGGTATTAAACAACGTGCCTTTTGCTATCATGGGTGGCATCCTGGCTTTGTTGATTACCGGGGTTAACTTTAATATATCTGCAGGGATAGGGTTTATAGCTTTATTTGGTATCTGCGTGCAGAATGGCGTTATCCTGATCTCGAAATTTAAATCGAACATTAAGGAGCTGCGGCATCATCAATTTACCGATTTTACCGAGGCTTTGAAAAACGGTGTAGCCGATAGGATGCGCCCGGTTATCATGACGGCTATGATGGCCGCTATTGGTTTGTTGCCGGCTGCATTGTCCGCAGGTATCGGTTCCGAGGCTTCAAAACCATTGGCCATTGTGGTAATTGGCGGCTTAATTACCAATACCATTTTTAACCTGTTTGTATTCCCCATTGTGTTTTACTGGACTTATCGCAAACGCGTGGAAAGCGGAGATACCGGCAGGTTGTAA
- a CDS encoding IS3 family transposase, translated as MKQDYAHLSWAFLCGLFGKTRHAHYDHLWRNQDDSIKEEIILQLVHEIRKPLPRLGTRKMLYLLKPQLASHHIEIGRDYLFDLLDAHKLLIRQRKRKAITTDSRHWMHKYANLVKEMHIIRPEELWVSDITYIRVQNQWGYLSLITDAFSRKIMGYCFRLDMLALGPIAALQMALDVRSYSGQTLTHHSDRGSQYCSKDYVELLGNETISISMTERGDPYENALAERMNGIIKGEFDLYISPVNFEQTYKKIDSSIKAYNELRPHGSCDYLTPCQAHEQGDVLKKRWKEYPGKWEKEKPLAIPA; from the coding sequence ATGAAGCAGGATTACGCGCATTTAAGCTGGGCGTTTCTATGCGGACTGTTTGGCAAAACCCGCCATGCGCACTATGATCACTTATGGAGAAACCAGGATGACTCTATCAAAGAGGAAATTATCCTGCAGCTTGTTCATGAAATAAGGAAGCCTTTACCCCGGTTAGGGACAAGAAAGATGCTTTATCTGCTTAAGCCGCAACTGGCTTCTCATCATATAGAAATCGGCAGGGACTACCTGTTTGACTTGCTTGACGCTCATAAGCTGCTGATCAGGCAGCGTAAACGAAAAGCAATCACCACCGATTCCCGGCACTGGATGCATAAGTACGCCAACCTGGTAAAGGAAATGCATATTATACGGCCGGAGGAACTTTGGGTAAGCGATATAACTTACATTCGGGTGCAAAACCAATGGGGCTACCTGTCACTGATAACAGATGCATTTTCACGTAAGATCATGGGTTATTGTTTCCGCCTGGATATGCTGGCGCTGGGGCCTATAGCGGCCTTACAGATGGCCCTGGATGTCCGCAGTTACAGCGGGCAAACCCTTACCCATCACTCTGACAGAGGGTCCCAATACTGCTCTAAGGATTATGTGGAATTGCTTGGGAACGAAACTATTTCCATCAGTATGACTGAACGGGGTGACCCGTATGAGAATGCACTGGCCGAACGAATGAATGGCATCATCAAGGGGGAGTTCGACCTGTACATCAGCCCGGTTAACTTTGAGCAGACTTATAAAAAGATCGATAGCAGTATTAAGGCATACAACGAATTGAGGCCCCATGGAAGCTGTGACTACCTGACGCCTTGCCAGGCGCATGAACAAGGTGATGTACTGAAAAAACGCTGGAAGGAATACCCGGGCAAATGGGAGAAGGAAAAGCCGCTGGCCATACCCGCCTGA
- a CDS encoding GNAT family N-acetyltransferase yields the protein MYTLKYQEFSEALYQALQPDPFYIRLLQSITGDKEKREALISYLDYSMYEAEKYGLLFIPGQHRYGASIWSKPLSAETESKKSQEKKAFLKANLGDVVLDAYVQMVDFMSAQLEGLIAPESWYLSIVGIKPEFQGKGLGVGLITDVLAETDKLGLPTYLETFTPRNISFYNRLGYKESASFLEPVTNATYWVMLREPRG from the coding sequence ATGTACACACTTAAATACCAGGAGTTTTCTGAGGCTTTATACCAGGCATTACAGCCTGATCCATTTTATATCAGGTTATTACAATCAATAACCGGCGATAAAGAGAAACGGGAAGCTTTAATAAGCTACCTTGATTATTCGATGTACGAGGCCGAAAAATACGGCCTGCTGTTTATTCCCGGCCAACACAGGTATGGCGCGTCTATATGGAGTAAGCCCTTAAGTGCAGAGACCGAATCGAAAAAAAGCCAGGAAAAGAAGGCCTTTTTGAAAGCCAATTTAGGTGATGTCGTGCTGGATGCCTATGTGCAGATGGTAGATTTTATGTCGGCGCAATTGGAGGGTTTAATTGCACCAGAATCATGGTACCTTTCCATCGTCGGCATCAAACCGGAATTCCAGGGTAAAGGTTTAGGTGTCGGCCTAATCACTGATGTATTGGCAGAAACCGACAAATTGGGTTTGCCCACCTACCTGGAAACTTTTACGCCCAGGAACATATCATTTTATAACAGGCTGGGATATAAAGAAAGCGCATCCTTTTTAGAGCCGGTAACCAATGCCACTTATTGGGTAATGCTGCGGGAACCTCGTGGTTAA
- the rseP gene encoding RIP metalloprotease RseP produces MSIVIMVGQLVLGLSILIILHELGHFLTARAFGIKVDKFYLFFDAWNISLFKFTYKGVEYGIGWLPLGGYVKIAGMIDESMDTDQMAGPPQPWEFRSKPAWQRLIVMLGGVTVNIILGILIFWVLTIRFGESYIPNSSAQYGIVPGVVGKKIGLLPGDKITAVNGKEIVRFDDLTSPKVLLENTVFTVVRGAQTLSITVPHTILNDLADHGIEEFISRVPRTKFSVDSVYGNAKKAGLKKGDSVVAVNGQPVVFFDEIQSQLAANKGKMVDLSVKRNSSILPIKAQVTADGTIGFARPKSDFPEVKTIKYGFFQSFPIGAARAISTFTDNAKGLGKIFKGDVKFNKAVSGPVAIANLFGGTIDWVHFWSLVGFLSMVLALMNLLPIPALDGGHAVFLIVEMIKGKPLSDKFLERAQIVGFVILVTLMVFVFGNDIVNKVMKK; encoded by the coding sequence ATGAGTATAGTGATCATGGTAGGCCAGCTTGTACTGGGCCTTTCAATTTTAATCATCCTGCACGAACTGGGGCACTTTTTAACGGCCCGGGCTTTCGGGATTAAAGTAGATAAATTTTACCTGTTTTTTGACGCGTGGAATATCAGCCTGTTTAAATTTACGTATAAAGGTGTTGAATATGGCATTGGCTGGTTGCCTTTAGGTGGCTATGTAAAAATTGCCGGTATGATAGATGAATCGATGGATACCGACCAGATGGCCGGTCCGCCGCAACCCTGGGAGTTCCGTTCAAAACCAGCCTGGCAGCGTTTAATTGTAATGCTGGGCGGTGTTACAGTTAACATCATACTGGGCATTCTTATATTTTGGGTCCTGACTATCCGCTTTGGCGAAAGCTATATTCCTAACTCAAGTGCGCAATATGGCATTGTACCAGGCGTGGTAGGCAAAAAAATAGGCTTATTGCCGGGCGATAAAATTACCGCCGTTAATGGTAAAGAAATTGTACGTTTTGACGATTTAACAAGCCCAAAAGTATTGCTCGAAAATACGGTATTTACCGTAGTGCGCGGTGCCCAGACGTTAAGCATTACTGTACCGCATACCATATTAAATGATTTGGCCGATCATGGTATCGAAGAATTTATAAGCCGCGTACCACGTACCAAATTTTCTGTCGATTCCGTTTATGGCAATGCTAAAAAAGCAGGCCTAAAAAAAGGCGATAGCGTAGTGGCAGTAAACGGCCAGCCTGTAGTATTTTTTGACGAGATCCAAAGCCAGCTTGCAGCAAACAAAGGCAAGATGGTTGACCTGAGCGTAAAACGCAACAGCAGCATTTTGCCAATAAAAGCGCAGGTAACCGCCGATGGAACTATTGGTTTCGCACGGCCAAAAAGCGATTTCCCGGAAGTAAAAACCATAAAATACGGTTTCTTTCAATCTTTCCCTATCGGTGCGGCGAGAGCTATCAGCACATTTACTGATAATGCCAAAGGCCTGGGTAAAATATTTAAAGGTGATGTTAAGTTTAACAAAGCCGTAAGCGGCCCTGTTGCTATAGCAAACCTGTTTGGCGGCACTATTGACTGGGTGCATTTTTGGAGCCTGGTGGGCTTTTTATCAATGGTATTAGCGCTGATGAACCTATTGCCTATCCCGGCACTTGACGGTGGTCATGCTGTGTTCCTGATTGTGGAAATGATAAAAGGTAAACCACTGAGCGATAAGTTCCTGGAGCGCGCGCAAATAGTGGGTTTTGTGATACTGGTTACCCTGATGGTATTTGTTTTTGGAAACGATATTGTAAACAAGGTAATGAAAAAATAG
- a CDS encoding 1-deoxy-D-xylulose-5-phosphate reductoisomerase, translating into MSNQIKKIAILGSTGSIGTQTLEVIKGNGNLFRAFLLTAHSNAGLLISQAIEFLPAYAIICDTGKYLQVKEALAHLPIEVLAGHQAIIDTVTHPDIDVVLTAMVGFAGLEPTIAAIKAGKDIALANKETLVVAGEIVTTLAKQHGVNILPVDSEHSAIFQCLTGEENNPVEKLIITASGGPFRGRSVDFLTGVSREDALKHPNWVMGAKITIDSASLMNKGLEVIEAKWLFNVDADQIDVVVHPQSIIHSMVQFRDGSIKAQMGLPDMKLPIQYALTYPSRIQNDFKRFDFTAYPNLTFEKPDLETFRNLGLAYAALKQGGNMPCIINAANEIAVAGFLTNSIGFLAMSDLIEECMQQIAFVSQPTITDYLNTDKETRIFAQNFIQKLPLKAINY; encoded by the coding sequence TTGAGTAACCAGATAAAAAAAATTGCCATTTTAGGCTCAACAGGCAGCATAGGTACCCAAACACTTGAGGTGATAAAGGGCAACGGTAACCTGTTCAGGGCTTTTTTACTTACAGCGCATTCCAACGCCGGGCTATTAATTAGCCAGGCTATTGAGTTTTTGCCGGCCTACGCCATTATATGCGATACCGGCAAATACCTGCAGGTTAAGGAGGCCCTGGCCCACCTGCCCATCGAGGTACTTGCAGGCCACCAGGCTATTATTGATACCGTTACTCATCCTGATATTGATGTAGTGCTTACAGCGATGGTTGGCTTTGCAGGTTTGGAACCTACTATTGCCGCTATAAAGGCGGGTAAAGATATCGCCCTGGCCAATAAAGAAACTTTAGTTGTTGCCGGCGAAATTGTAACCACTTTGGCCAAACAGCATGGGGTTAATATCCTGCCGGTAGATTCTGAACACTCGGCTATATTCCAGTGCCTCACGGGCGAGGAAAACAACCCTGTAGAAAAACTGATCATTACAGCATCCGGCGGCCCTTTCCGTGGCCGCAGCGTTGATTTTTTGACCGGTGTAAGCCGCGAAGACGCGTTAAAACATCCCAACTGGGTAATGGGCGCCAAAATCACCATTGATTCGGCATCACTCATGAATAAAGGTCTGGAGGTGATAGAAGCAAAATGGCTTTTTAATGTAGATGCAGATCAGATTGATGTGGTGGTTCACCCGCAATCCATCATCCACTCCATGGTGCAATTCAGGGACGGATCAATCAAAGCGCAAATGGGTTTACCGGACATGAAACTGCCTATCCAGTACGCGCTTACCTACCCCAGCCGCATCCAAAACGATTTTAAGCGGTTTGATTTTACAGCCTATCCTAACCTGACTTTTGAAAAACCAGACCTGGAAACTTTTCGTAATCTTGGGTTAGCTTATGCAGCGTTAAAACAAGGTGGTAACATGCCTTGTATTATTAATGCGGCCAACGAGATTGCCGTCGCCGGTTTTTTAACCAACAGCATCGGTTTCCTGGCCATGAGCGATTTGATTGAAGAGTGTATGCAGCAAATCGCCTTCGTATCGCAACCAACCATAACCGATTATTTGAATACCGACAAAGAAACACGCATCTTTGCGCAAAATTTTATACAAAAACTGCCGTTAAAGGCAATAAACTATTAA
- a CDS encoding GH3 auxin-responsive promoter family protein, with translation MGLKSVLSKVFAVLVNRELNQLRKNALILQQNTFSSLIHQAKDTTFGKAHNFSQINSYEDFKRNVPIHDYEDLRPYIDRVVKGEENVLWPGKPKYLAKTSGTTSGVKYIPISKESMPQHIKAARNALLAYIHETGNADFVDGKMIFLQGSPVLAEKNGVSTGRLSGIVAHHVPAYLQKNRLPSYETNCIEDWEQKVDAIVDETFNEDMRLISGIPPWCQMYFDRLSAKSGGKKVKDIFPNFKLYVHGGVNYEPYRARMEESIGFKIDSIETYPASEGFIAFQDSQKENGLLLLVDSGIFYEFIPSEEYFNEHPTRINIKDVELEKNYALIMNTSAGLWGYSLGDTIKFISKNPYKIIVTGRIKHYISAFGEHVIGEEVEHALMSVAKAEGVDVIEFTVAPQVNPPAGQLPYHEWFVEFGTPPADLQVFAIKVDKALQKKNIYYFDLIEGNILQPLIIQGLKKDAFINFMRSEGKLGGQNKVPRLSNDRKIADGLKAYIKPL, from the coding sequence ATGGGCCTTAAATCTGTATTGAGCAAAGTTTTTGCAGTCCTGGTAAACAGGGAGCTTAATCAGCTGCGTAAAAATGCCCTTATTTTGCAGCAAAATACATTTAGCAGTCTTATCCACCAGGCTAAGGATACCACCTTTGGTAAAGCGCATAATTTTTCACAGATCAATAGCTACGAAGATTTTAAACGAAATGTCCCTATCCACGATTATGAAGACCTGCGCCCCTATATAGACAGGGTTGTAAAAGGCGAAGAGAATGTGTTATGGCCGGGCAAGCCAAAGTACCTGGCCAAAACATCGGGCACTACATCGGGTGTAAAATATATCCCGATATCAAAAGAAAGCATGCCCCAGCATATTAAAGCTGCCCGCAATGCCTTGCTTGCCTATATTCATGAAACCGGCAACGCCGATTTTGTTGATGGTAAAATGATATTCCTGCAGGGAAGCCCGGTTTTAGCCGAAAAGAATGGCGTATCAACCGGGAGGCTTTCTGGCATAGTGGCACACCATGTGCCCGCTTACCTTCAAAAAAACAGGCTGCCAAGCTATGAAACCAATTGCATTGAAGATTGGGAGCAAAAGGTTGACGCCATAGTTGACGAAACGTTTAATGAAGATATGCGCCTCATCAGCGGCATACCGCCATGGTGCCAGATGTATTTTGACAGGCTTTCGGCAAAGTCTGGTGGCAAAAAGGTGAAAGATATTTTCCCTAACTTCAAATTGTACGTGCATGGCGGCGTAAACTACGAACCTTACCGCGCCCGGATGGAGGAAAGTATTGGTTTTAAAATTGATTCTATCGAAACTTATCCGGCATCAGAGGGCTTTATCGCTTTCCAGGATTCACAAAAGGAGAACGGACTGCTTTTATTAGTTGACTCGGGCATATTTTACGAGTTTATTCCTTCAGAAGAGTACTTTAACGAGCATCCAACCCGCATCAATATCAAAGATGTGGAACTGGAGAAAAATTATGCGCTCATTATGAATACCAGCGCCGGCTTATGGGGTTATAGCTTAGGGGATACCATTAAATTCATATCTAAAAACCCTTATAAAATCATTGTAACCGGCCGTATTAAACACTATATATCGGCCTTTGGCGAACATGTTATTGGCGAAGAAGTAGAACATGCATTAATGAGCGTAGCAAAGGCCGAGGGTGTTGATGTAATTGAATTTACCGTAGCGCCACAGGTTAACCCGCCGGCCGGGCAACTCCCTTACCACGAGTGGTTTGTTGAGTTTGGAACACCGCCCGCCGATCTTCAGGTCTTTGCCATAAAAGTGGATAAAGCCCTGCAAAAGAAAAATATTTACTATTTTGACCTGATTGAAGGTAACATTTTGCAACCTTTGATCATCCAAGGCCTGAAAAAAGACGCGTTCATAAATTTTATGCGATCGGAAGGAAAACTGGGAGGGCAAAATAAGGTGCCAAGGCTATCAAATGACAGGAAGATAGCAGATGGCTTAAAAGCGTATATTAAGCCCCTCTAA
- a CDS encoding glycerophosphoryl diester phosphodiesterase membrane domain-containing protein — MYHTFSVAETIKTAWNILKKNFVPLVVYSVISLFINEVLDFFKTFFLIGDYLTTTIFFFIALITQCFIGLSFYKLILTLMDKEYYEFEFKDILPSAKMTFNFVIIGFLTAFFVAILFFFYVLAQRYLGLESIFQTIELLIILYISLRSIFCICFIVDDDSAPIESLKQSFEITKDNFFKTLSIFIIIIGILFIALIPVFLIINLTGLDEKGGFIFRLAFYCWFLLTFPFIQVIIMVTYRKLVYSHLDVDDDLSETK, encoded by the coding sequence ATGTACCACACCTTTTCTGTTGCAGAAACCATTAAAACTGCATGGAATATTTTAAAGAAAAATTTTGTGCCGCTTGTTGTGTATTCGGTTATTTCGCTGTTTATAAATGAGGTGCTTGACTTTTTTAAGACTTTTTTCTTAATTGGCGATTACCTTACCACCACTATTTTCTTCTTCATAGCGTTGATAACGCAGTGCTTTATTGGTTTAAGCTTTTACAAACTCATATTAACCTTAATGGACAAAGAATATTATGAGTTTGAATTTAAAGATATTTTGCCATCGGCTAAAATGACATTTAACTTTGTTATTATCGGCTTTTTAACAGCGTTCTTCGTTGCAATATTATTCTTCTTCTATGTATTGGCCCAACGGTATCTGGGTTTGGAAAGCATATTTCAAACAATAGAATTATTGATTATCCTCTACATAAGCCTGCGCAGTATATTTTGTATCTGCTTTATTGTTGACGATGATTCGGCGCCTATAGAATCGCTCAAACAAAGTTTCGAAATAACCAAGGATAACTTCTTTAAAACGCTTAGCATCTTTATTATTATAATAGGCATACTCTTTATAGCATTGATACCTGTTTTCCTGATCATAAATTTAACCGGACTTGATGAAAAGGGAGGGTTCATATTCAGGTTAGCTTTTTATTGCTGGTTTTTGCTAACATTCCCTTTTATCCAGGTAATTATTATGGTTACCTACCGTAAATTAGTTTACAGCCACCTGGATGTGGACGATGACCTGTCCGAAACCAAATAA